CAAAATGACAGAGGATGACCTTTTGGAGTACTGTAAACAGCACCTTGCTAAGTACAAAGTACCTAGTTCAATTGAATTCTTAGAAGAGCTACCAAAGAATACTACTGGAAAAATATTAAGGAGAGCTCTTAAAGATCAAGTTTTACAAAAATAGTATTTTGCTAGAATGAAATGAATGGTATTTTTTTCATGAACAAAAACACAGATATCCTTATGATATCTGTGTTTTTTCGCTTTAAAGTAAGGAAGTATAGGCTGAAATATAGAAAAAAACATTATTAAATTTTCGAAAAATATTGAACTATTTGATTTCTCCTGTATAATTTAATCAATAAAAGCATAAAAGCATAAAAGGGAACAATCATTAAAGGGGGACTTTTGTATGAAAAAAGGTTGGAAAATTGGTACAGGTTTAATGCTTGCTAGCTTTCTAGCATTATCGGGTTGTGGAGGCAGTGAAGGAACGTCTGAAAGTAGCAGCGGAGACTCTGGTTCAGATGCTGGTAGCGGAGAAAAGACCTATACAATTGGTGTAAACCAAATCGTTGAGCATCCATCACTTGATGCAGCCTTAGAAGGATTTAAAGCAGCATTAAAAGAAAAAGGCTTGGAAGTTGAATATGATGTTCAAATTGCACAAGGAGATCAAAATAATAGCCAAACGATTGCTAATAACTTTGTTGGTGATGGAGTTGACTTAATTTTCGCTAACTCAACACCAAGCGCTCAGAGTGCTTTAAATGCAACAACAGATATTCCAATTATCTTTACTTCTGTAACAGATCCAGTTGGAGGCGGCTTAGTAAAAAGCTTTGAAGAACCTGGTGCAAACATAACAGGAACAACCGATACTCATCCGGATGCAATTCCTAATACAGTGAAGTTTATTGATGAAAACATCGATGGAACTAAAGTTGGGATGATCTATAACTCTGGAGAACAGAACTCTGTTGCTCAAATTGATCTTGTTAAGAAAGCAATGGAAGGAACAGATTTAGAGGTTGTTGAAGCATCTGTGTCAACATCAGCAGAAGTAAAACAAGCAGCAGAATCTTTAGTTGGTAAAGTTGATTCCTTATACGTTATCACAGATAACACAGTAGTTTCTGCATTAGAAAGTGTAATTGGTGTTGCTAGTGATAATGACCTACCATTATTTGTTGGTGAATTAGATTCTGTAGAACGTGGTGGCTTCGCAGCTTATGGTTTTGATTACTATGATATTGGCTTTGAAGCTGGAGAAATGGCAGTTAGCATATTAAATGGTGAGAAAAAAGCAAGTGAAATTCCAGTACAATATCCACAAAAACTTAAACTACAAATCAACGCAAAATCAGCTGAGGATATGGGAATTGAAATAAAAGAAGAATGGAAAGAAGAAGCAGAAATTCTTGAATAAAGGTGAGAAATTATGTTTACAGCCCTATTTGGATCAGTAGAGTCAGGCTTAATTTATGCGATTATGGCTCTAGGAGTATACCTATCATTTAGAATATTAGACTTCCCTGATTTAACAGTAGACGGCAGCTTTGTAACTGGCGCAGCAGTGAGTGCCGTATTAATTGTTAACGGTGTGAATCCTTTCATGGCCACATTAGTCGCATTGATTGTAGGCTTTCTGGCTGGCTGTATCACAGGGGTGCTGCATACTAAAGGGAATATTAACCCTCTGCTTTCGGGGATATTAATGATGATCGCCCTGTATTCTATTAATCTTAGAATTATGGGGAAATCAAATGTTCCGTTATTACAGGAAGAAACAGTTTTCACACAATTATTAGAAGGCTGGAACAAGCTTGGGATTGATGCTGGCCTTCAGAGTCTCTTTATTTCACTTGGCCTGGAAGGGTTTGTCCCGAAAACATGGTCAGTCGTTATTACGATGTTAATCATGATTTTAGTAATTAAATATCTTTTAGACTATTTCTTGAAAACAGAGCTTGGTCTAGCGATTAGAGCTGTTGGTGATAATCAAAATATGATAACAAGTTTTTCTGCAAATACAGATATGTTAAAAATTGTAGGACTTGGTTTATCAAATGCACTTGTTGCATTTTCTGGTGCATTTATAGCTCAATACAACGGCTTTAGTGATGTTGGAATGGGTATCGGGATGATTATCATTGGTTTAGCATCTGTTATTATTGGTGAGGCATTAGTCGGTACAAAAACAATTGTGCGCGCAACGATAGCTGTTATTATCGGGGCAATTGTATATCGAATTATTGTTGCGATGGCACTTCGAGTAAACTTTTTCGAAACAGGAGATATGAAGCTGATTACAGCATGTATTGTTATAGGAGCACTTGTTATTCCGCAAATCATTGATAAGCAAAAAGATAAACGGAAGAAAAGCTTACGAAGAAAGCGGGGTGCGAACATTGCTACAACTAAAGCAAATATATAAAGTTTTCAATGAAGGGTCCCTTGATGAGAAAATCGCCTTAAACCATTTATCATTGTCTTTAGAAGAAGGAGACTTTGTTACGGTTATTGGAAGTAATGGTGCAGGAAAGTCTACGCTGTTAAATGTTATTGCCGGACGAATCACTCCAGATGATGGTGATGTTCGAATTAAGGACCAATCCATGCTTGATGTAAGAGAGTACAAACGCTCACGATACATTGGACGGGTTTTCCAAGATCCGATGGCAGGAACGGCGCCAACTTTAACGATTGAAGAAAACCTAGCAATTGCTTATTCCAGAGTTCATAATCGAAGCCTGAAGCCTGGTGTAACAGCGAAACGACGTGTGTTTTTCAAAGAGCAGCTTGAAATGTTAGGTCTTGGTCTTGAAAATCGTTTGTCTGCTAAAGTTGGATTACTTTCTGGTGGAGAACGACAGGCTTTATCTCTATTAATGGCCACATTTACAAAGCCTGATATTCTGTTGCTTGATGAGCATACGGCTGCACTTGACCCTTCAAGAGCAGAGTTGATTACGAACTTAACGAAGAAGCTTGTTGAAAAGGGGAATTTAACGACGTTAATGATTACCCATAATATGCAGCAGGCGGTAGATCTCGGAAATCGACTGATCATGATGGATAAGGGGCAAATTGTTTTTCAGGCTGAGGGAGACCAAAAACAGGGATTAACGGTAAATTCATTATTAGAAGAGTTCTCAAAAATTAAGTCAGATAGCTCATTATCTGATAAAGCACTACTTATTTAAGGATTAGCTAGTAATAGAAAAGGTACATGTTCCAGTGCGGAGCATGTACCTTTTTCTATTACTAGGATATACTTATTTCTTTAACACGAAACAAGGCTTCTTCATCTGCAATTATTAGTGCTTTAGGATGATTGTTTAAAATGGAAGCAGGAAACTCTTCTGTAATTTCACCACTTAGTAGTTTCACCATCGCATCTTGTTTTGATTTTCCAGAAGCTAATAATAAAATTTCCTTACTTTGATAAATTGTCTGAATACCCATTGTAATGGCTTGGGTTGGGACTTCATCTAGACTATGAAAGAAGCGGGCATTCGCTTTTCTTGTGGACTGGGCAAGATCAACAACATGTGTTTTTGAATGAAAGGAGGTGCCAGGCTCATTGAAGCCGATGTGCCCATTTGCTCCTATACCCAGAATCTGTAGATCAATTCCTCCAGCTTCGATAATCAAGCTTTCATACTTTCTACATTCAGCTTCATTGTCATCATTCAAACCTGAAGGAATATGAGTATTTTCGTTTAGAATATTTAAATGTTGAAATAAGTTTTCATTCATATAGTGATGATAACTGTTAGAATCTTCTTTTGAAAGTCCAATATACTCATCTAAATTAAATGTTTTTACTTGCTTATATGATGTGTGATTTTGTTGATGATCTTCAATTAGTTTGTTATAGACACCTTTAGGAGTTCCGCCTGTTGCTAAACCTAGATTCAAGTTTAGATTATTTTTAACCCTATTAATAATATATTCAGCAGCTTTTAAACTCATTTCATCATAATTTTTTACTTCAATGATATTCAAGTGATGTCATCTCCTTAACAGAACAAGCATAAAATAGATCTTGCAATAGCTGCTTTCAAAACTACTCCTCTACTATTTTATGACTATGTTCTTGATTTGTATAAGCGATTTTTCCATTACAAATAGTCATAAAAATGTTCATCTCTTCATCAAGTATGACAAGATCTGCATCTTTTCCGATTGATATGCTACCCTTACGATCAAACACATTTAATTGTTTTGCTGGATTTTCCGAAGCCATCTTAATAGCACTTTTAATGGAACAACCAGTAAAGCGCTGGATGTTTTTAAATGCATCAATC
This genomic stretch from Metabacillus sp. B2-18 harbors:
- a CDS encoding ABC transporter substrate-binding protein, with protein sequence MKKGWKIGTGLMLASFLALSGCGGSEGTSESSSGDSGSDAGSGEKTYTIGVNQIVEHPSLDAALEGFKAALKEKGLEVEYDVQIAQGDQNNSQTIANNFVGDGVDLIFANSTPSAQSALNATTDIPIIFTSVTDPVGGGLVKSFEEPGANITGTTDTHPDAIPNTVKFIDENIDGTKVGMIYNSGEQNSVAQIDLVKKAMEGTDLEVVEASVSTSAEVKQAAESLVGKVDSLYVITDNTVVSALESVIGVASDNDLPLFVGELDSVERGGFAAYGFDYYDIGFEAGEMAVSILNGEKKASEIPVQYPQKLKLQINAKSAEDMGIEIKEEWKEEAEILE
- a CDS encoding ABC transporter permease encodes the protein MFTALFGSVESGLIYAIMALGVYLSFRILDFPDLTVDGSFVTGAAVSAVLIVNGVNPFMATLVALIVGFLAGCITGVLHTKGNINPLLSGILMMIALYSINLRIMGKSNVPLLQEETVFTQLLEGWNKLGIDAGLQSLFISLGLEGFVPKTWSVVITMLIMILVIKYLLDYFLKTELGLAIRAVGDNQNMITSFSANTDMLKIVGLGLSNALVAFSGAFIAQYNGFSDVGMGIGMIIIGLASVIIGEALVGTKTIVRATIAVIIGAIVYRIIVAMALRVNFFETGDMKLITACIVIGALVIPQIIDKQKDKRKKSLRRKRGANIATTKANI
- a CDS encoding ABC transporter ATP-binding protein — translated: MLQLKQIYKVFNEGSLDEKIALNHLSLSLEEGDFVTVIGSNGAGKSTLLNVIAGRITPDDGDVRIKDQSMLDVREYKRSRYIGRVFQDPMAGTAPTLTIEENLAIAYSRVHNRSLKPGVTAKRRVFFKEQLEMLGLGLENRLSAKVGLLSGGERQALSLLMATFTKPDILLLDEHTAALDPSRAELITNLTKKLVEKGNLTTLMITHNMQQAVDLGNRLIMMDKGQIVFQAEGDQKQGLTVNSLLEEFSKIKSDSSLSDKALLI
- the nagB gene encoding glucosamine-6-phosphate deaminase — protein: MNIIEVKNYDEMSLKAAEYIINRVKNNLNLNLGLATGGTPKGVYNKLIEDHQQNHTSYKQVKTFNLDEYIGLSKEDSNSYHHYMNENLFQHLNILNENTHIPSGLNDDNEAECRKYESLIIEAGGIDLQILGIGANGHIGFNEPGTSFHSKTHVVDLAQSTRKANARFFHSLDEVPTQAITMGIQTIYQSKEILLLASGKSKQDAMVKLLSGEITEEFPASILNNHPKALIIADEEALFRVKEISIS